The following coding sequences lie in one Helicobacter sp. MIT 21-1697 genomic window:
- the ppa gene encoding inorganic diphosphatase: protein MNLSKVSVGENPNKINVIIEIPYGSNIKYEVDKDSGLVVVDRVMYGAMFYPANYGFVPNTLADDGDPVDVLVLNTYPLQAGSMIASRLIGVLIMEDESGMDEKLIAVPISKIDPSFEGIQSLADLPQITLERIKNFFETYKTLEPNKWVKVKEYKDKAAAQAILDKSIKAYKSE from the coding sequence ATGAATCTTTCAAAAGTATCAGTGGGTGAAAATCCAAATAAAATCAATGTCATTATTGAGATTCCCTATGGTTCAAATATCAAATATGAAGTTGATAAGGACAGCGGTTTAGTTGTCGTAGATAGAGTAATGTATGGTGCGATGTTTTATCCTGCAAACTATGGCTTTGTGCCCAATACGCTTGCAGATGATGGCGACCCTGTTGATGTGCTTGTGCTCAACACTTATCCACTTCAAGCAGGAAGTATGATTGCCTCTCGGCTCATTGGAGTGCTGATTATGGAAGATGAAAGCGGAATGGACGAAAAACTGATTGCCGTGCCAATTTCTAAAATTGACCCCTCATTTGAAGGGATTCAAAGTTTAGCAGATTTGCCCCAAATCACGCTTGAACGAATTAAAAATTTCTTTGAAACTTACAAAACATTAGAACCAAACAAATGGGTAAAAGTCAAAGAATATAAAGATAAAGCCGCTGCACAAGCAATTTTAGATAAATCAATCAAAGCTTATAAGAGCGAGTAG